In Ectothiorhodospira sp. BSL-9, a single window of DNA contains:
- a CDS encoding TrkH family potassium uptake protein: MHWASVLRVVGLLLMIFSGTMLPPAIISLIYDDGGLLPFVVSFGVLLVLGLLLWLPVCRSRQDLRTRDGFLIVVLFWTVLGLSGALPLSLSQAPAVSFTDAAFESMSGLTTTGATVLVGIDDLPESIRFYRQQLQWLGGMGIIVLAVAILPMIGVGGMQLYRAETPGPVKDTKLTPRIAETAKALWYIYLSLTVACASAYWLAGMNWFDAIGHSFSTVAIGGFSTYDASIGHFDNPVISMICVVFLLIAAINFAMHFMAWRTRSLTHYLKEPEVRWFLGIMAILITVVIITLLVQQHYSHWGNAVHHGIFQAVSIGTTAGFTTQNFDGWPVFLPVLLLMVAFIGGCAMSTGGGIKVIRFMLLIKQGYREVIRLIHPQALVPIKVGGKPVPDRVIDAVWGFFATYIALFALMMLTLMATGLDQVTAFSAVAATITNLGPGLGAVAENYAAISDLAKWVLMFAMLLGRLEVFTLLVLLTPAFWRH, translated from the coding sequence ATGCACTGGGCTTCCGTGCTGCGCGTCGTTGGGCTGCTGCTGATGATTTTCAGCGGCACCATGCTGCCCCCGGCCATCATCTCGCTGATCTATGACGACGGCGGGTTGTTGCCGTTTGTGGTGTCCTTCGGTGTGCTGCTCGTGCTGGGATTGCTGCTCTGGCTGCCGGTGTGCCGGTCCCGCCAGGACCTGCGTACCCGGGATGGTTTTCTCATTGTCGTGCTCTTCTGGACCGTGCTGGGCCTCTCCGGGGCCTTGCCCCTGAGCCTGTCCCAGGCCCCCGCCGTATCGTTCACTGATGCGGCCTTCGAGAGCATGTCCGGGCTTACAACCACCGGCGCAACGGTGCTGGTGGGCATTGATGACCTGCCGGAATCGATTCGCTTTTACCGCCAGCAACTGCAATGGCTGGGAGGCATGGGCATCATCGTGCTGGCCGTGGCCATCCTGCCCATGATCGGGGTGGGGGGCATGCAGCTTTACCGGGCCGAGACCCCGGGCCCCGTCAAGGACACCAAACTCACCCCCCGCATCGCCGAGACAGCCAAGGCGCTTTGGTACATCTATCTGTCACTCACAGTGGCCTGTGCTTCGGCTTACTGGCTGGCGGGGATGAACTGGTTCGACGCCATCGGCCACAGCTTTTCCACTGTGGCGATCGGTGGATTCTCCACCTACGACGCCAGCATCGGGCATTTCGACAACCCGGTGATCTCCATGATCTGTGTCGTCTTCCTGCTGATCGCCGCCATCAACTTTGCCATGCATTTCATGGCCTGGCGTACCCGGTCCCTCACGCATTATCTGAAGGAACCCGAGGTGCGCTGGTTCCTCGGCATCATGGCGATCCTCATCACCGTGGTCATCATCACCCTGCTGGTTCAGCAGCATTACAGCCATTGGGGGAATGCCGTGCATCACGGCATCTTCCAGGCGGTGTCCATTGGCACCACGGCCGGCTTTACCACCCAGAACTTCGACGGCTGGCCGGTGTTTCTGCCCGTGCTGCTGTTGATGGTGGCCTTCATCGGTGGCTGTGCCATGTCCACCGGCGGCGGTATCAAGGTGATCCGCTTCATGCTGTTGATCAAGCAGGGCTACCGTGAGGTGATCCGTCTGATTCATCCCCAGGCCCTGGTGCCCATCAAGGTGGGTGGCAAACCGGTGCCGGATCGCGTGATCGATGCAGTGTGGGGGTTTTTCGCCACCTACATCGCCCTGTTCGCCCTGATGATGCTCACCTTGATGGCCACCGGGCTGGATCAGGTGACGGCTTTTTCAGCGGTGGCGGCCACCATCACCAACCTGGGCCCGGGCCTGGGCGCCGTGGCGGAGAACTATGCGGCCATCAGTGACCTGGCCAAGTGGGTGCTCATGTTCGCCATGCTGCTTGGGCGTCTGGAGGTCTTTACCTTGCTGGTGTTGCTGACGCCGGCCTTCTGGCGGCACTGA
- a CDS encoding sodium:solute symporter family protein → MNVQETAILEPGIAWLLIALFTALYVGLGWYFGRKDKELDQFVLAGRKVGLAVGTATAMATWVTSNTTMMAPQLAYQMGIWGMVGYSLGAVGLLLFAPLAKRIRTLMPNGYTSGDFVRLRYGNVAWRVFLGISIFYSFGWLVSLGMAGGVLTHALSGIPYWQGMTVILGACVAYTLIGGFRAVIGTDFIQSILILIGLVVLAWLVIGGIGFDEIHFSLELERPELLTLMMPAAIMFLFNNLLFGMGEIFHSNVWWTRAYSFREGVGMWAYLLAGLFWAPIPIVAGFIALAGPALGTNIPAADMVGPIISAELLGLAGAIIVLIMVFAALASSLDSLLAATAMLVVRDIYYRHLRPHASADHLRNATKVTILLLGVVTWLLCLPRITTLAELLYFTGAFVASTIWPIAAGLYWRRTNRWGATLAMVAGSAAGITAYFQIGFYVGALVGAAVSMVIVLLTTWLRPQEFDWEQLKEPPPKH, encoded by the coding sequence ATGAACGTCCAGGAGACCGCCATCCTGGAGCCAGGAATTGCCTGGCTGCTGATCGCCCTGTTCACTGCCCTGTATGTGGGGCTGGGCTGGTATTTTGGTCGCAAGGACAAGGAACTGGATCAGTTCGTTCTGGCGGGCCGCAAGGTGGGGCTGGCCGTGGGCACCGCCACCGCCATGGCCACCTGGGTGACCAGCAACACCACCATGATGGCGCCGCAGCTGGCCTATCAGATGGGCATCTGGGGCATGGTGGGGTATTCCCTGGGGGCCGTGGGTCTGCTCCTGTTTGCCCCCCTGGCCAAGCGCATCCGCACCCTTATGCCCAATGGCTACACCAGTGGCGATTTTGTGCGCCTGCGCTATGGCAACGTGGCCTGGCGGGTCTTTCTGGGCATTTCCATCTTCTACAGTTTTGGCTGGCTGGTGAGCCTGGGCATGGCCGGCGGTGTGCTCACCCACGCCCTCTCCGGCATTCCCTACTGGCAGGGGATGACCGTGATCCTGGGGGCCTGCGTGGCCTATACCCTCATTGGCGGTTTCCGGGCGGTCATCGGTACCGACTTCATCCAGTCCATTCTGATCCTCATCGGCCTGGTGGTGCTGGCCTGGCTGGTCATTGGGGGTATCGGCTTCGATGAAATCCACTTCAGTCTGGAGCTGGAACGCCCCGAGCTGCTCACCCTGATGATGCCAGCGGCCATCATGTTCCTGTTCAACAACCTGCTGTTCGGCATGGGGGAGATCTTCCATTCCAACGTCTGGTGGACACGCGCCTATTCCTTCCGCGAAGGCGTGGGTATGTGGGCCTACCTGCTGGCCGGCCTGTTCTGGGCTCCCATCCCCATTGTGGCTGGCTTCATCGCCCTGGCGGGCCCCGCTCTGGGGACCAACATCCCGGCTGCGGACATGGTGGGCCCCATCATCTCCGCCGAGTTGCTGGGTCTGGCGGGGGCCATCATCGTGCTGATCATGGTGTTCGCCGCGCTGGCCTCCAGTCTCGACTCCCTGCTGGCGGCCACCGCCATGCTGGTGGTGCGGGACATCTATTACCGCCATCTGCGGCCCCACGCCAGTGCCGATCATCTACGCAACGCCACCAAGGTGACCATCCTGTTATTGGGGGTGGTCACCTGGCTGTTGTGTCTGCCCCGCATCACCACCCTGGCGGAGCTTCTGTACTTTACTGGTGCATTCGTGGCCAGCACCATCTGGCCCATTGCCGCCGGCCTGTACTGGCGCCGCACCAACCGGTGGGGCGCCACGCTGGCCATGGTGGCCGGCAGCGCCGCCGGGATCACCGCCTACTTCCAGATCGGGTTCTACGTGGGTGCCCTGGTGGGTGCAGCCGTCTCCATGGTGATCGTGCTGCTCACCACCTGGCTCAGGCCCCAGGAGTTTGACTGGGAACAGCTTAAAGAACCCCCGCCAAAACACTGA
- a CDS encoding EAL domain-containing protein: protein MTRIPLRYLTVLILLVFIALSSLLAYRLGLNAAANHVETSEARHLKALTQRLQDHAADMLARGEHMRLQQTLQSMSEALDVNLAVILGAQGKILVGMDGQRVGEPWETLSPHPLNPARYPDLSIATLLEDTGHVGKVFTSESRNALLAAFPINQVSDTPSLAAQAPSQGLMLVQLDLVPAKTVAQSNVRELVLQFIGYLALLAILGLIFFHWTVTKRVERLARATRQFAEGDLNSRSGVTGGDELADLGRTFDQMVTREEAVFNAKERAQVTLDSIGDAVVTTDADGRVDYLNPAAEALTGWPMLEARGKRPDEMFQLVNETSGATVRTPLHACLREGRNVGLANHIVMITRDGRTRAIEDSAAPIRDRQGNTIGAVLVFHDVTKPRQMARKLSWQATHDPLTGLFNRFEFERRLQVALKQTRELEAHHALLYMDLDQFKVVNDTCGHVAGDELLKQLAFTLLAKIRDSDTLARLGGDEFGVLLEHCPREKALEIANNLRQTVRQFRFVWQGRVFEVGISIGAVMLESTAEDMTAVLSAADMACFAAKERGRDRIHVYHPDDQELIQRHGEMEAVSRINQALAEHRFRLYVQPIVPVTDQQHPPHQEILLRMLDEEGRVVMPGAFIPAAERFGLMPAVDRWVVHHFFSQFAHVLKEDPRHASSSDGTLYAINLSGASLNDEQLPGFVIQQLERYQIPASRICFEITETAAIANLTRARLFMNELRQRGCRFALDDFGTGLSSFTYLKQLPVDYLKIDGSLVRDIARDPIDRSMVDAIARIGRVMGLHTIAEFVEDDAVLATLAELGVDFAQGYGIARPAPLSQATPLQGPPRQSSGPAVSDHPGRNTLARSHLPNPEV from the coding sequence ATGACGCGCATCCCGCTGCGCTATCTGACGGTCCTCATCCTGCTGGTGTTCATCGCCCTGAGCAGCCTTCTGGCCTACCGACTCGGCCTCAACGCGGCCGCCAATCATGTGGAAACCTCCGAGGCACGCCACCTCAAGGCACTGACCCAGCGCTTGCAGGATCACGCGGCGGACATGCTGGCACGGGGCGAGCACATGCGCTTGCAGCAGACATTGCAATCCATGAGCGAGGCGCTCGATGTCAATCTGGCCGTGATCCTGGGCGCGCAAGGCAAGATCCTTGTGGGGATGGATGGCCAACGCGTGGGAGAGCCCTGGGAAACCCTGAGCCCGCATCCCCTGAACCCGGCCCGCTATCCCGACCTGTCGATCGCGACCCTGCTCGAGGATACCGGCCATGTCGGTAAAGTTTTCACCAGCGAATCCCGCAACGCCCTCCTGGCCGCCTTCCCGATCAACCAGGTATCCGACACACCCAGCCTCGCCGCGCAGGCGCCATCACAGGGGCTGATGCTGGTCCAACTGGACCTGGTCCCGGCAAAGACAGTAGCCCAGAGCAATGTGCGCGAACTCGTCCTCCAGTTCATTGGCTACCTGGCGCTGCTGGCCATCCTTGGGCTGATCTTCTTCCACTGGACAGTGACCAAGCGTGTGGAGCGTCTGGCCCGGGCCACGCGACAGTTTGCCGAAGGCGATCTGAATTCCCGCAGTGGCGTCACCGGGGGAGACGAACTGGCGGATCTTGGGCGCACCTTTGATCAGATGGTCACGCGCGAGGAAGCCGTCTTCAATGCCAAGGAGCGCGCCCAGGTCACCCTGGACTCCATTGGCGATGCGGTGGTCACCACCGATGCCGATGGACGCGTGGACTACCTCAATCCGGCGGCCGAAGCACTCACCGGCTGGCCAATGCTGGAGGCCCGTGGCAAGCGCCCGGACGAAATGTTCCAACTGGTCAATGAAACCAGCGGCGCCACGGTGCGTACCCCCTTGCACGCCTGTCTGCGGGAGGGTCGCAATGTGGGTCTGGCCAATCACATCGTCATGATCACCCGGGATGGTCGCACCCGCGCCATCGAGGACTCCGCCGCACCGATCCGGGACCGTCAGGGGAATACCATCGGCGCCGTGCTGGTCTTTCATGACGTCACAAAGCCCCGGCAAATGGCGCGCAAGCTTTCATGGCAGGCCACCCATGATCCCCTCACCGGGCTGTTCAACCGGTTTGAATTCGAGCGCCGCCTGCAGGTGGCGCTCAAGCAGACCCGCGAACTCGAGGCCCACCACGCCCTGCTCTACATGGACCTGGACCAGTTCAAGGTGGTCAACGACACCTGCGGGCATGTGGCCGGAGATGAATTACTCAAGCAACTGGCCTTCACCCTCCTGGCCAAGATTCGTGACTCCGACACGCTGGCGCGCCTGGGCGGTGATGAATTCGGGGTCCTGCTGGAGCATTGCCCTCGCGAAAAGGCCCTGGAGATCGCCAATAACCTGCGTCAGACGGTGCGTCAGTTCCGGTTCGTCTGGCAGGGGCGGGTTTTCGAGGTGGGTATCAGCATCGGCGCCGTCATGCTCGAATCCACCGCCGAAGACATGACGGCAGTCCTCAGCGCCGCCGACATGGCCTGTTTCGCGGCCAAGGAGCGTGGTCGCGACCGCATTCATGTTTATCACCCTGACGATCAGGAGCTCATCCAGCGGCACGGAGAGATGGAGGCGGTCTCGCGGATCAACCAGGCACTGGCGGAGCATCGCTTCAGGCTTTATGTGCAGCCCATCGTGCCCGTCACTGATCAGCAACACCCCCCGCACCAGGAGATCCTGTTGCGCATGCTCGATGAGGAAGGCCGGGTGGTCATGCCAGGCGCCTTCATTCCCGCAGCGGAACGCTTTGGCCTGATGCCGGCGGTGGACCGCTGGGTGGTGCATCATTTCTTCAGCCAGTTCGCCCATGTATTGAAGGAGGATCCTCGCCATGCATCCTCTTCCGACGGAACCCTCTATGCCATCAACCTCTCCGGCGCATCCTTGAATGATGAGCAACTCCCCGGCTTTGTCATCCAGCAACTGGAGCGCTATCAGATCCCTGCCTCACGCATCTGTTTCGAGATCACCGAGACGGCGGCCATCGCCAACCTGACCCGGGCCAGACTGTTCATGAATGAACTGCGCCAGCGGGGTTGCCGTTTCGCCCTGGATGACTTCGGCACCGGCCTGTCGTCGTTCACCTATCTCAAGCAACTTCCGGTGGACTACCTCAAGATCGACGGCAGCCTGGTGAGGGATATCGCCCGGGACCCCATCGATCGTTCCATGGTGGACGCCATCGCCCGCATCGGCCGGGTAATGGGCCTGCATACCATTGCCGAGTTCGTGGAAGACGATGCGGTGCTGGCCACCCTGGCCGAGCTGGGCGTGGATTTTGCGCAAGGCTACGGCATCGCACGGCCCGCGCCCCTGTCCCAGGCCACCCCACTTCAAGGGCCGCCTCGCCAGTCATCGGGCCCCGCAGTATCCGATCACCCAGGCCGCAACACCCTGGCGCGATCCCATTTGCCAAATCCCGAAGTTTGA
- a CDS encoding DUF485 domain-containing protein has product MDQSTIDRIKADPNFQRLVKKRSRLAWSLSAIMLLVYYSFIMLVAFLPDVLAIRPFGDSIITLGVPMGVGIILFAFMLTGIYVYKANTEFDKLTAAVRENAE; this is encoded by the coding sequence ATGGACCAAAGCACCATCGACCGCATCAAGGCGGATCCCAACTTCCAGAGGCTGGTAAAAAAACGCTCACGCCTCGCCTGGAGCCTGAGCGCCATCATGCTGCTGGTTTACTACAGCTTCATCATGCTGGTGGCCTTCCTGCCTGATGTCCTGGCCATCCGTCCCTTTGGCGACAGCATCATCACCCTGGGCGTGCCCATGGGCGTAGGTATCATCCTGTTCGCCTTCATGCTCACCGGCATCTACGTGTACAAGGCCAACACAGAATTTGACAAGCTGACCGCCGCCGTTAGGGAGAACGCTGAATGA
- a CDS encoding cation acetate symporter encodes MKPLITFILLAILITCGVALAQPADVTEAVGGSSWTSSIMFILFVVGTMGVTYWASRRTKTASDFYTAGGGITGFQNGLAISGDYMSAASFLGITALVYTSGFDGLIYSIGFLVGWPVIMFIMSERLRNLGKFTFSDVVSFRFQQIPIRVFSAFAGITIVLLYLIAQMVGAGALVQTLFGMSFEAAVIIVGILIIGYVTFGGMLATTWVQIIKAVLLLSGATFIAGMSLYFYGFSLEGLFQGASDRHALGEDIFKVGGLVSDPISAISLGIALMFGTAGLPHILMRFFTVPSAKEARKSVFYATGFIGYFYVLTFIIGMGAIAFVMGNPNYFDETGRMFGGDNMPAVHLAHALGGDLFLGFISAVAFATILAVVAGLTLAGASAISNDLYANVINKNATSQQEMRVSRVATIILGIIAVLLGIAFQSQNIAFLVGLAFTIAASTTFPVLIMSMYWHDMTTRGAVIGGSLGLISAVIMVVLSPNVWVQVLGNEEAIVPYSNPALFTVAIAFLGIWVFSKLDRSKRAAEDRRRFEAQYIRSQTGIGINKAAEH; translated from the coding sequence ATGAAGCCCTTGATCACCTTTATCCTGCTAGCCATCCTGATCACCTGCGGGGTGGCCCTGGCGCAACCGGCTGATGTGACCGAGGCTGTGGGCGGCAGCAGCTGGACCTCCAGCATCATGTTCATCCTCTTCGTGGTCGGCACCATGGGCGTCACCTACTGGGCCTCGCGTCGCACCAAGACCGCCTCGGACTTCTACACCGCGGGTGGCGGCATCACCGGTTTCCAAAATGGCCTGGCCATCTCTGGCGACTACATGTCGGCGGCCTCCTTCCTGGGGATCACCGCGCTGGTGTACACCTCCGGCTTCGACGGCCTGATCTACTCCATCGGCTTCCTGGTAGGCTGGCCAGTGATCATGTTCATCATGTCCGAGCGCCTGAGAAACCTGGGCAAGTTCACCTTTTCTGATGTGGTGTCCTTCCGCTTTCAGCAGATCCCCATCCGGGTGTTCTCCGCCTTTGCCGGCATCACCATCGTGCTGCTGTACCTGATCGCCCAGATGGTGGGCGCTGGCGCCCTGGTCCAGACCCTGTTCGGCATGAGCTTTGAGGCCGCCGTGATCATCGTCGGCATTCTGATCATCGGCTATGTGACCTTCGGGGGCATGCTGGCTACCACCTGGGTGCAGATCATCAAGGCCGTGCTGCTGCTCTCTGGCGCCACCTTCATCGCCGGGATGTCGCTTTACTTCTACGGCTTCAGCCTGGAGGGCCTGTTCCAGGGGGCCTCCGACCGTCATGCCCTGGGTGAGGACATCTTCAAGGTGGGCGGCCTGGTGAGCGACCCCATCTCCGCCATCTCGCTGGGTATTGCCCTGATGTTCGGTACCGCCGGTCTGCCGCATATCCTGATGCGCTTCTTCACGGTGCCCAGTGCCAAGGAAGCACGCAAGTCGGTCTTCTACGCCACCGGCTTCATCGGCTACTTCTATGTACTGACCTTCATCATCGGCATGGGCGCCATCGCCTTCGTCATGGGCAACCCGAACTACTTCGACGAGACCGGGCGCATGTTCGGCGGCGACAACATGCCGGCAGTCCACCTGGCCCATGCCCTGGGTGGCGATCTGTTCCTGGGCTTCATCTCAGCTGTAGCCTTCGCCACCATCCTGGCAGTGGTGGCCGGCCTGACCCTGGCGGGCGCCTCGGCCATCTCCAACGACCTGTATGCCAATGTGATCAACAAGAATGCCACCAGCCAGCAGGAGATGCGTGTCTCCCGGGTGGCCACGATCATCCTGGGCATCATCGCCGTGCTGCTGGGAATTGCCTTCCAGAGTCAGAACATCGCCTTCCTGGTGGGCCTGGCCTTCACCATCGCCGCCTCCACCACCTTCCCGGTGCTGATCATGTCCATGTACTGGCATGACATGACCACCCGCGGAGCGGTGATCGGTGGCTCCCTGGGTCTGATCTCCGCCGTGATCATGGTGGTACTCAGCCCCAACGTGTGGGTACAGGTCCTGGGCAATGAAGAGGCCATCGTGCCCTACAGCAACCCGGCATTGTTCACGGTGGCCATCGCCTTCCTGGGTATCTGGGTCTTCTCCAAGCTGGACCGCTCCAAGCGGGCTGCCGAGGACCGTCGCCGGTTCGAGGCCCAGTACATCCGCTCCCAGACGGGCATTGGCATCAACAAGGCCGCGGAGCATTGA
- a CDS encoding DUF945 family protein — MPPSATIPSARRRATLLVLALLLGLAMLILGANHLVHRAGADQVEATLQAWQDQDPDVPGLHLRWADYDRDSGDLQYRVRYVPEANSLPWQLLADLQGTNTPRLETSGSAQVTTRGLVGLLGTAAQVEGALGVSDTWRAILPDFEGQEWLRYHVNVDTRGRHQLVLAGLPYEGDIMDDRGKRTGETTWRPWSLETRLASEDRIAHLEASLPRLWLREQGGELDTLVENLTLRMEDAFLEEGLLTLGAANLSVGQFSLEDPDNTLVLRDLAMNWHNHRDKDRFRDRMDLSLGRVNINGDRVLDEARLQLSSDLGFEPLRDLMTLSESLDLEGDLSQREAERLAAAFTTLLRQGGEIRLEQLSLTQEAHGSFKGHAALGLTKNPEFTLGGELQQLDNLYGDVRLTFDEPLAQSLMERSIRAQWPHVSEAHVEQMVAQQWREWSAILGMMPFVTAWEDERITLALELEAGVLKVEGRQVMNLRDVMGMF, encoded by the coding sequence ATGCCCCCATCCGCCACCATCCCATCTGCCCGCCGACGCGCCACCCTGCTTGTACTGGCCCTGCTGCTTGGCCTGGCAATGCTCATCCTGGGAGCCAACCACCTGGTGCACCGGGCGGGTGCGGATCAGGTGGAGGCCACGCTGCAGGCATGGCAGGATCAGGACCCGGATGTCCCGGGCCTGCATTTGCGCTGGGCTGATTACGATCGCGACAGTGGCGATCTGCAGTACCGCGTGCGCTACGTCCCCGAGGCCAACAGCCTGCCATGGCAGCTATTGGCGGACCTGCAGGGAACCAACACCCCCAGGCTGGAGACCTCAGGCAGCGCCCAGGTCACCACCCGCGGCCTTGTCGGCCTGCTGGGTACGGCCGCCCAGGTGGAAGGCGCCCTCGGGGTCTCCGACACCTGGCGGGCCATCCTGCCCGATTTTGAAGGCCAGGAGTGGCTTCGCTACCACGTGAATGTGGACACCCGCGGGCGACACCAGCTCGTTCTGGCTGGCCTCCCCTATGAAGGTGACATCATGGACGACCGGGGCAAACGCACCGGCGAGACCACATGGCGACCCTGGTCCCTTGAGACCCGACTGGCCAGCGAGGATCGTATCGCGCATCTTGAAGCCTCCCTGCCGCGGCTGTGGCTCAGGGAGCAAGGTGGCGAACTGGATACCCTGGTAGAAAATCTGACCCTGCGGATGGAAGATGCATTCCTGGAAGAAGGCCTGCTGACCCTTGGCGCCGCCAACCTGTCCGTGGGGCAATTTTCCCTGGAGGACCCGGATAACACGCTGGTCCTGAGAGACTTGGCCATGAACTGGCACAACCACCGCGACAAGGACCGGTTCCGTGACCGCATGGATCTCTCCCTGGGGCGGGTGAACATCAATGGCGACCGGGTTCTGGATGAGGCGCGCCTGCAACTGAGCTCCGATCTTGGGTTTGAGCCCTTGCGTGACCTGATGACCCTATCGGAAAGCCTGGACCTGGAGGGTGATCTGAGTCAGCGCGAAGCCGAGCGACTGGCGGCAGCCTTCACCACCCTGCTTCGCCAGGGGGGCGAGATCAGACTGGAGCAGCTGTCATTGACGCAGGAAGCGCACGGCAGTTTCAAAGGCCATGCAGCCCTGGGACTGACGAAGAACCCAGAATTCACCCTGGGTGGCGAACTCCAGCAGCTGGACAATCTTTACGGGGATGTCCGGCTCACCTTTGACGAACCCCTGGCCCAGTCACTCATGGAACGATCCATCCGCGCCCAATGGCCCCACGTCAGCGAGGCGCACGTGGAGCAGATGGTGGCGCAGCAATGGCGGGAATGGTCGGCCATCCTGGGGATGATGCCCTTTGTCACCGCATGGGAGGATGAGCGCATCACCCTGGCGCTGGAACTGGAGGCCGGTGTACTCAAGGTGGAGGGCCGCCAGGTGATGAACCTGCGGGACGTGATGGGGATGTTCTAG
- the purU gene encoding formyltetrahydrofolate deformylase: protein MPRRFRLTVSCPDRVGIVAAVSGFLAGHGGSITEASQHCDPVAGWFFMRYEIDADTLPFDVQGLREAFAPIAESYGMRWQVTDACRPPRVVPLVSRLDHCLTDLLYRWRSQEMFLEIPCVISNHDTMRDYVEWHGIPYYHVPVEPKRKEAAFERVSSLVEEARADVVVLARYMQILPPDMCQRFAGRVINIHHSFLPSFVGARPYHKAFERGVKLIGATCHYVTDQLDEGPIIEQDVIRVGHDHTVDDLVRLGRDVERTVLSRGLRYHLEDRVLIHGNKTVVFS, encoded by the coding sequence ATGCCGCGTCGTTTTCGCCTCACGGTGTCCTGCCCGGATCGGGTGGGCATCGTGGCTGCGGTGAGCGGGTTTCTGGCGGGCCATGGTGGGTCCATCACGGAGGCGAGTCAGCACTGTGATCCGGTGGCGGGCTGGTTTTTCATGCGTTACGAGATCGATGCCGACACGCTACCCTTCGATGTCCAGGGCCTGAGGGAGGCCTTTGCACCCATCGCCGAGTCTTATGGGATGCGCTGGCAGGTCACCGATGCCTGCCGGCCACCCCGGGTGGTGCCGCTGGTGAGTCGTCTGGATCATTGCCTGACGGATCTGCTCTATCGCTGGCGCAGTCAGGAGATGTTTCTGGAGATCCCCTGCGTGATCTCCAATCACGACACCATGCGGGACTACGTGGAGTGGCATGGCATCCCCTATTACCACGTGCCGGTGGAGCCAAAACGCAAGGAGGCGGCCTTTGAGCGGGTCTCATCCCTGGTGGAGGAGGCCCGGGCGGATGTGGTCGTGCTGGCCCGGTACATGCAGATCCTGCCGCCGGATATGTGCCAGCGCTTTGCCGGGCGGGTGATCAATATCCATCACAGCTTCCTGCCGTCGTTCGTGGGCGCCAGGCCCTATCACAAGGCCTTCGAGCGGGGTGTGAAGCTGATCGGAGCCACCTGCCACTATGTGACCGATCAGCTGGATGAAGGGCCCATCATCGAGCAGGATGTGATCCGGGTGGGGCATGACCATACGGTGGATGACCTGGTGCGCCTGGGACGGGATGTGGAGCGCACGGTGCTCTCCAGGGGGCTGCGCTACCACCTGGAGGACCGGGTGCTGATTCATGGCAACAAGACGGTGGTGTTCAGCTAG
- a CDS encoding FKBP-type peptidyl-prolyl cis-trans isomerase — protein sequence MLIRRLFAVLCAALLLAAGYASAEVQIKEIEAGEGDRAQMHHTLHVHYTGWLEDGTRFDSSHDRGEPLRLVLGQGQVIPGWEMGLEGMKEGGKRELVIPPHLAYGSRGAGGVIPPDATLRFEVELVRMEGPAYSNVSNAELEALLESGVTLIDIRRPDEWQQTGVVEGSVLLTAFDEQGRFNPEFPGEVDRLVDRDEPFVIICRVGNRTAFLSQAMAEQGGYERVHNVTEGIMGWIESGKSVTRSCPDLTFGARC from the coding sequence ATGCTGATCCGACGTCTTTTCGCTGTGCTGTGTGCTGCCTTGTTGCTGGCTGCGGGGTATGCCTCGGCGGAGGTTCAGATCAAGGAGATCGAGGCGGGCGAGGGTGATCGGGCACAGATGCACCATACGTTGCATGTGCATTACACCGGCTGGCTGGAGGATGGCACCCGGTTTGATTCCAGTCATGACCGGGGTGAGCCGCTGCGCCTCGTGCTGGGCCAGGGTCAGGTGATTCCGGGTTGGGAGATGGGGCTTGAGGGCATGAAGGAGGGCGGCAAGCGGGAGCTTGTGATCCCGCCCCATCTGGCTTATGGCTCCCGTGGGGCCGGTGGTGTGATTCCGCCGGACGCCACGCTGCGCTTTGAGGTGGAGCTGGTTCGCATGGAAGGTCCTGCTTACTCGAACGTGAGCAATGCTGAGCTGGAGGCCCTGCTGGAGTCGGGGGTGACCCTGATCGATATCCGCCGTCCCGATGAGTGGCAGCAGACCGGGGTGGTGGAGGGCAGTGTGCTTCTCACGGCCTTCGACGAGCAAGGGCGCTTCAACCCGGAGTTTCCTGGGGAGGTGGATCGCCTGGTGGATCGGGATGAGCCCTTTGTGATCATCTGCCGGGTGGGCAATCGTACCGCCTTTCTCTCCCAGGCCATGGCAGAGCAGGGGGGGTACGAACGGGTTCACAATGTGACCGAGGGCATCATGGGCTGGATCGAGTCGGGCAAGTCGGTGACCCGTTCCTGCCCTGATCTGACCTTTGGTGCACGCTGCTGA